CAAATTCTCATCGTTAGTCGCAGTTATCACTAAAAAATAATTTTTCACAATTTTTTCAATTTCATTTTGATTATTTTCCAAAGTCTTTTTTTCAAACTTTATATTTTTAATTTCCAAAATTTCACTTTTTTTTATTTCTTTTGACAAAACCGTAATATCCGTGCCATAATCAGCAATTTTTTTAATTTTTCTAGCAGCAACTTTTCCAGCGCCAATTACTAAAATCTTTTTGTTTTCTAAATTAATGCACATTGGAAAAAACATTTTATACCTTCTTTCTTTGCTTTATTTATTTTAATTTATTTTTTTCTTTAGTTTATTTTAAAAAATTTTTTTAATAAAAAATATATTGTTTATTTTACAACATCATAATTTTTTTGAATTAGTTTTTTTTTAATAAAAAACTTATTTTTCAAAGTTCTTTATTTCTCCGCCACCAATCAATTCATTTTTTAAATAAAATACGATATGTTGTCCTTGTGAGTTTTCATGCGTTTTTTCGTTAAATTTAAAATACAACTTTTCATTTTCAAAATATAGTTTTCCACTTAATCCTTTAGACGAAAATCTTGGTCTTGCAGTAAGTTCTCTGCAAAGAATTTTTTTTATTTCACAATGAAATTTGTAATTTATAATTTCAACTTTATCAATTAGGATTTCTTCAAAATCTCCGACGACAACTTCATTTGAAAAAGGTCTTATTTCCACAACAAAAAACGCTTTTCCCAAATTAAGTCCAAGTCCTCTTCGCTGTCCAACCGTGTAAAATTGGTAACCTAAATGTTTTCCAATTATTTTCCCGTTTTTATCCACAAAATTTCCTTCTTTGATTTCATTTCCCAAAACTTTTTTTAAATAAGGAATATAACCGTTTGGTGCAAAACAAATCCCTTGGCTGTCGGGTTTATCGTGAGTGTGAATCCCATTTTGCCTTGCAATTTCACGAACTTGTGGTTTTTCATATTCTGAGAGTGGAAATAAAAATCTTTTTACAACATCTTTGTCGAGTCGATAAAGCATATATGACTGATCTTTTCTATTGTTTTTATCCCACAAAAGCAGTCCATTCAAACTTTTTTTAGAATAATGTCCAGTTGAAATGTATTTTATTCCCATTTTATCGGCAAATTCCACAATTTTTTTTATTTTTACCCTTTCATCACAAATTACGCACGGCGACGGAGTTTTACCAGCATTATACATTTTTACAAAATAGTCCATCACTTCATTTTGAAATTCTTTTGTAACATTAATCACATAGTGGGGAATTCCAAGTTTGTAGCATGTGTATCTTGCATCGTTAATATCGTCCAGTGAACAACAAGTTTTTCCTGGATTTTCTGAAAGTTCATCAGGTAAATGTTTTAAAGTTACGCCAATTACTTCATATCCTTGCTGTTTTAACAAAAGCGCAGCAACAGAACTGTCAATTCCGCCACTCATTCCAACCACAACTTTTTCTTTTTTCATTTTTTCTTTTTTTGATTTTGCCTTTCTTAAAAATTTTATTTTTTATTTAATATTCATTATATTTTATCACAATATGAAAAAAATTCATAATTTTTTTATAAAATAGTATAAAAATACTTGTAATGCAAAAAACTAAGAAGAATTATTTTTTTAT
This genomic stretch from Leptotrichia sp. oral taxon 218 harbors:
- the mnmA gene encoding tRNA 2-thiouridine(34) synthase MnmA, yielding MKFLRKAKSKKEKMKKEKVVVGMSGGIDSSVAALLLKQQGYEVIGVTLKHLPDELSENPGKTCCSLDDINDARYTCYKLGIPHYVINVTKEFQNEVMDYFVKMYNAGKTPSPCVICDERVKIKKIVEFADKMGIKYISTGHYSKKSLNGLLLWDKNNRKDQSYMLYRLDKDVVKRFLFPLSEYEKPQVREIARQNGIHTHDKPDSQGICFAPNGYIPYLKKVLGNEIKEGNFVDKNGKIIGKHLGYQFYTVGQRRGLGLNLGKAFFVVEIRPFSNEVVVGDFEEILIDKVEIINYKFHCEIKKILCRELTARPRFSSKGLSGKLYFENEKLYFKFNEKTHENSQGQHIVFYLKNELIGGGEIKNFEK
- a CDS encoding bifunctional precorrin-2 dehydrogenase/sirohydrochlorin ferrochelatase: MCINLENKKILVIGAGKVAARKIKKIADYGTDITVLSKEIKKSEILEIKNIKFEKKTLENNQNEIEKIVKNYFLVITATNDENLNEKIALICDKNNILVNNVSSKTTMNAMFTGIVKNDEFQISISTNGKNCKRSRAMKEEIKKVLNKIEN